Proteins found in one Salvelinus alpinus chromosome 11, SLU_Salpinus.1, whole genome shotgun sequence genomic segment:
- the tmem121b gene encoding transmembrane protein 121B, producing the protein MHTMIAEIGAADNPKASYPYPQAAVICPDSPVSSAPDYGVGQLFIRSASYRRDTHTSAGSINPDESSIKPLVSSAITNGYIMTSEEFMQTAPLFGQRSKRNVLYKILCFLILIFQGGVLDFYLIIFTDLYWCSWIATDLVVISGWGIFFMKNARSKRERACGFHQKSSIFGCNLGEFTYAYLAWLIYVIACTPKIVLILETSILDLIALKVPFGVTGFKIIMSLSLPLLYCLINSITEDQNGATRHRSQSCFMTTCLDLVDCFTLVELYLRNEIPTVYLKYTVISVYFIALGVPVVWLYELTASEMRCRWVWARFLTGVLVNAPLLVVRCFQVYVHKMPVSVFMFKNMFFLACKCLELIEQCFTVRGVRRFGEGRNPAQFSHCVSENDMCPHGYVNTLAVTTQS; encoded by the coding sequence ATGCATACAATGATAGCAGAAATTGGTGCCGCCGACAATCCCAAGGCCAGCTATCCCTATCCCCAAGCAGCTGTGATCTGCCCGGACTCACCGGTTTCATCCGCCCCGGACTACGGCGTCGGACAGCTGTTCATACGTAGCGCCTCGTACAGGAGGGACACACATACGTCCGCGGGGAGTATCAACCCAGACGAGAGCTCCATCAAGCCGCTGGTATCCTCCGCTATTACAAACGGCTATATCATGACCTCTGAGGAATTCATGCAGACCGCTCCCCTGTTCGGCCAGAGGTCCAAGAGAAACGTTCTCTACAAGATCCTGTGTTTCCTCATTCTGATATTCCAAGGAGGCGTTCTAGATTTCTACCTCATTATCTTCACGGATCTGTACTGGTGCTCGTGGATCGCCACGGATCTGGTGGTGATTTCTGGCTGGGGGATCTTCTTCATGAAGAACGCCAGGAGCAAGAGAGAGCGGGCGTGTGGGTTCCACCAAAAGAGCTCTATATTCGGCTGTAACCTCGGCGAGTTTACCTACGCCTACCTGGCCTGGTTAATCTACGTGATCGCCTGCACCCCTAAAATAGTCCTCATTCTAGAGACTTCGATATTAGATCTCATCGCGCTCAAAGTTCCGTTCGGTGTAACTGGATTTAAGATTATCATGTCGCTCTCGCTCCCGTTACTCTACTGTCTCATCAATTCTATCACCGAGGACCAGAACGGAGCTACGCGCCACCGGTCCCAAAGCTGCTTCATGACCACCTGTCTGGACCTCGTAGACTGCTTTACCCTGGTGGAGTTGTATCTGAGGAACGAGATACCGACGGTCTATTTAAAATACACGGTCATCTCGGTGTATTTCATCGCCCTGGGCGTCCCGGTGGTGTGGTTGTACGAGTTGACCGCCTCCGAGATGCGCTGTCGCTGGGTCTGGGCTAGGTTCCTGACCGGTGTGTTGGTCAACGCTCCTCTTCTGGTGGTGCGGTGCTTCCAGGTGTATGTTCACAAGATGCCCGTCTCGGTGTTCATGTTCAAGAATATGTTCTTCTTGGCCTGTAAGTGTCTGGAGCTGATAGAACAGTGTTTCACGGTGCGGGGAGTCAGGAGGTTCGGTGAGGGACGCAACCCGGCGCAGTTCTCTCACTGTGTCTCAGAGAACGATATGTGTCCCCATGGATACGTTAACACCCTGGCCGTTACCACGCAGTCATAG
- the LOC139533480 gene encoding uncharacterized protein — MLLLSSDIVPALLCEGSLWRPNTTLERSTGPQGRTTLTVGFSTDQHSHNYRVSLLCSNNRQWQDTDMTNQTLLNVEFDLEKWPRTCCHFDVEIQPFFSRCNSDCVRRRKTFNICGTPPTVLPGDSASPKIYTAVAAVVLLLVAGLVCCLVYQLRRRRKKVPPGPYPPAVEPEAQTPHLSRVPPRVLVIYSQDHPLYRKIVLKLCAFLQAKCGTDVVLDLLDTAWLGTVGRLPWLEWQRQQINKSSDKILVLCSRGVQAKWRAMCGQSRVTLREDLRSPIDDMLTPALNLFLPDMQQAAALGKYMVAYFDDVGSERDVPSVFDIAVKYKLMKHIEELCFRILDQEKYAPGQVSHIEGIGVEEYFTCPSGRDLRDAIEAFQVFQIENPDWFEQECVDSNAEEEVVAVTEYDALLEQPVAPVLEFVPEYRMGPPVLEFVPEYRKGPPVLECVPEYRKGPPVLEFVPEYRMGPPVLEFVPEYRKGPPGPPVLQCVPEYRKGPPVLQCVPEYRKGPPVLQCVPEYRKGPPVLQCVPEYRKGPPIPSYDVEINENSQGVQVFTPEVKLEGNGTSVLELLPRVSSDSHQVYPSYPAVEAPPGVLISDLHPHALESQPWGLSDLLLSEPPSARENCLHLQERWGTADRCPLENEEEEEAYSPSRQPSADTLEQLMSLQLSLCGLSAIPEITSVSTEHGYLSQQHGEMDLSLPVKMGQSQLSFSSIQVTPPVPMDSEIQYLPPLPEITHSQPVEMEEGGEVMNPAPQEKRPISGSDLGYISRSSFQQDSSVHYPVGEASDNPLVALARLQQALYLNN; from the exons CTACAGAGTCTCACTACTGTGCTCCAACAACAGACAATGGCAGGACACAGACATG ACCAACCAAACGTTGCTGAATGTAGAGTTTGACCTGGAGAAGTGGCCCCGGACCTGCTGCCATTTTGATGTGGAG ATCCAGCCGTTTTTTAGCCGTTGCAACAGCGACTGTGTACGAAGAAGGAAAACGTTTAACATATGTG GGACCCCTCCAACTGTGTTACCTGGAGATTCTGCATCTCCTAAAATCTACACAGCCGTAGCAGCCGTGGTGTTGCTGCTGGTCGCTGGACTGGTCTGTTGTCTTGTCTATCAACTACGGAGACGGAGAAAGAAAG tCCCACCAGGCCCCTATCCCCCAGCTGTAGAGCCAGAGGCCCAGACTCCTCATCTCTCCAGGGTTCCTCCCAGGGTGTTGGTGATCTACTCTCAGGACCATCCTCTCTACAGGAAGATAGTCCTGAAGCTCTGTGCCTTCCTCCAGGCCAAGTGTGGAACTGATGTGGTGTTGGACCTTCTAGACACAGCCTGGCTGGGCACTGTGGGGAGACTACCCTGGCTGGAGTGGCAGAGACAACAG aTCAACAAATCATCAGACAAGATCCTGGTCCTCTGTTCTCGTGGCGTCCAGGCCAAGTGGAGGGCGATGTGTGGCCAGAGTCGTGTGACGTTAAGAGAGGACCTCCGGTCGCCCATCGACGACATGCTGACCCCGGCCCTCAACCTCTTCCTGCCCGACATGCAGCAGGCCGCCGCGCTGGGGAAATACATGGTGGCCTACTTTGACGATGTCGGCAGCGAGCGTGACGTGCCGTCTGTCTTCGACATCGCTGTGAAGTACAAGCTGATGAAACACATTGAGGAGCTCTGCTTTAGGATCCTGGACCAGGAGAAGTACGCACCAGGACAG GTCAGCCACATCGAGGGGATCGGAGTGGAAGAGTACTTCACATGTCCATCGGGGAGGGATCTGCGTGACGCCATCGAAGCCTTCCAGGTGTTCCAGATAGAAAACCCAGACTGGTTTGAACAGGAGTGTGTTGACAGCAACGCAGAGGAGGAAGTGGTCGCAGTAACaga gtatGATGCTCTGCTGGAACAGCCGGTCGCTCCTGTTCTAGAGTTTGTTCCAGAATACAGGATGGGGCCTCCTGTTCTAGAGTTTGTTCCAGAATACAGGAAGGGGCCTCCTGTTCTAGAGTGTGTTCCAGAATACAGGAAGGGGCCTCCTGTTCTAGAGTTTGTTCCAGAATACAGGATGGGGCCTCCTGTTCTAGAGTTTGTTCCAGAATACAGGAAGGGGCCTCCT GGGCCTCCTGTTCTACAGTGTGTTCCAGAATACAGGAAGGGGCCTCCTGTTCTACAGTGTGTTCCAGAATACAGGAAGGGGCCTCCTGTTCTACAGTGTGTACCAGAATACAGGAAGGGGCCTCCTGTTCTACAGTGTGTTCCAGAATACAGGAAGGGGCCTCCAATCCCCAGCTATGATGTAGAGATCAATGAAAATAGCCAGGGAGTCCAGGTCTTCACTCCTGAAGTGAAACTGGAAG GTAATGGGACGTCTGTGCTGGAGCTTCTTCCAAGGGTCAGCTCTGACAGCCACCAGGTGTACCCGTCATACCCGGCCGTTGAGGCCCCACCTGGGGTACTTATCTCTGATCTGCACCCGCATGCCCTGGAGAGTCAACCCTGGGGGTTGTCAGATCTTCTCCTGAGTGAGCCACCCTCGGCCAGAGAGAACTGTCTCCACCTACAGGAGAGGTGGGGAACAGCAGACCGCTGCCCTCTAGagaacgaggaagaggaggaggcatACAGTCCTTCTCGTCAACCCTCTGCTGACACCCTGGAACAACTCATGTCTCTCCAGCTGTCACTCTGTGGTCTCAGTGCTATCCCAGAAATCACCTCTGTGTCCACAGAGCACGGCTACCTATCACaacagcatggagagatggaccTATCACTTCCTGTCAAGATGGGCCAATCACAACtgtccttcagctccattcaggTTACCCCACCTGTACCGATGGATAGTGAGATTCAGTACCTCCCTCCCCTGCCAGAGATAACCCACTCCCAGccggtagagatggaggagggtggGGAGGTGATGAATCCTGCTCCCCAGGAGAAGAGGCCCATCAGTGGGTCAGACCTGGGCTATATCTCCAGGAGCTCCTTCCAGCAGGACTCTTCTGTACACTACCCTGTAGGAGAGGCCAGCGACAATCCACTGGTGGCACTGGCCAGGTTACAACAGGCTCTCTACCTAAACAATTAA